From Euzebya sp., a single genomic window includes:
- a CDS encoding AMP-binding protein — translation MDVLGDLIRSRAAADPDVPAITITGDGAEPGSPGVPLTYGELDDRTEVVAGALGAAGLAKGDRAAIMLPNGPSFVHTWIGMAKAGVVEVPLHTASRGDGLRHALALTHSALAVVDARSLDRIAAVADDLPALRTVVAAGPAEGARPGSVGRADVVTLEAFTAGATPRARVDVDETDPSVVLFTSGTTGPSKGVVLSHRANFRLARTVSGAAGFRSGEVLFTTFPLFHVAARYVSTLAAMLVDGRVVIRERFSASRFWEECRAEGVTAIHYLGSLLTMLAKQPERPVDTAHGVRVGYGAGAPEPVARAFTERFGVPLHELYGMTETGAVTMNRAGAHRLGTCGQVLDDCEVAIHDAEDRALPAGEVGEIVVRPSRPHIMISHYEGMPEATVEAFRNLWFHTGDRGWFDADGYLHFVGRQKDAIRRRGENVSAFEVEVVIEDHPDVAGSAVVGVPDEISGEEVMAFLELQAGATLDVAGLLDHCQTRLPHFAVPRYLAVVDQLPRNTSHRVQKHLLVGAAGGGLPEGTVDREAIGYVVRR, via the coding sequence ATGGATGTCCTCGGTGACCTGATCCGCTCGCGCGCCGCCGCGGACCCCGACGTGCCGGCGATCACGATCACCGGCGACGGCGCCGAGCCGGGGTCGCCCGGCGTGCCGCTCACCTACGGCGAGCTCGACGACCGCACCGAGGTCGTGGCCGGGGCGCTGGGCGCCGCCGGCCTCGCGAAGGGGGACCGGGCCGCGATCATGCTGCCGAACGGCCCGAGCTTCGTGCACACCTGGATCGGCATGGCCAAGGCCGGCGTGGTGGAGGTGCCCCTCCACACCGCCTCGCGCGGTGACGGCCTGCGCCACGCGCTCGCGTTGACGCACAGCGCGCTCGCCGTCGTCGACGCCCGATCGCTCGACCGCATCGCCGCGGTGGCCGACGACCTCCCGGCCCTGCGCACGGTCGTCGCCGCCGGGCCGGCGGAGGGCGCCCGGCCCGGATCCGTCGGGCGCGCCGACGTGGTGACACTGGAGGCGTTCACCGCCGGCGCGACGCCGCGGGCGCGCGTCGACGTCGACGAGACCGACCCGTCGGTCGTCCTGTTCACCTCCGGCACGACCGGGCCCTCGAAGGGCGTGGTCCTCAGCCACCGCGCCAACTTCCGCCTGGCCCGCACGGTCTCGGGGGCCGCGGGGTTCCGGTCGGGCGAGGTGCTGTTCACCACGTTCCCTCTGTTCCACGTGGCGGCCCGGTACGTGTCGACGCTGGCGGCGATGCTCGTCGACGGGCGGGTCGTGATCCGGGAGCGGTTCTCCGCCAGCCGGTTCTGGGAGGAGTGCCGGGCCGAGGGGGTGACGGCCATCCACTACCTGGGGTCGCTGCTCACCATGCTGGCGAAGCAGCCGGAGCGGCCGGTCGACACCGCGCACGGCGTCCGGGTCGGCTACGGGGCCGGTGCACCCGAGCCGGTCGCACGGGCCTTCACCGAGCGCTTCGGCGTCCCGCTGCACGAGCTCTACGGGATGACCGAGACCGGGGCGGTGACCATGAACCGCGCCGGCGCCCACCGCCTGGGGACGTGCGGGCAGGTGCTCGACGACTGCGAGGTCGCCATCCACGACGCGGAGGACCGCGCGCTGCCGGCCGGCGAGGTCGGCGAGATCGTCGTCCGGCCGTCGCGGCCACACATCATGATCTCCCACTACGAGGGCATGCCCGAGGCGACGGTGGAGGCGTTCCGGAACCTGTGGTTCCACACCGGCGACCGCGGGTGGTTCGACGCCGACGGCTACCTCCACTTCGTCGGGCGGCAGAAGGACGCGATCCGGCGCCGCGGTGAGAACGTCTCCGCGTTCGAGGTCGAGGTCGTGATCGAGGACCACCCCGACGTCGCCGGCAGCGCCGTCGTCGGCGTGCCCGACGAGATCAGCGGCGAGGAGGTGATGGCCTTCCTCGAGCTGCAGGCCGGCGCCACGCTCGACGTGGCCGGCCTGCTGGACCACTGCCAGACCCGCCTGCCGCACTTCGCGGTGCCGCGGTACCTCGCGGTGGTCGACCAGCTCCCGCGCAACACCTCCCACCGCGTGCAGAAGCACCTGCTGGTGGGTGCGGCCGGTGGCGGCCTGCCGGAGGGCACGGTCGACCGCGAGGCCATCGGGTACGTCGTCCGACGCTGA
- a CDS encoding alpha/beta fold hydrolase, with the protein MTSPPAPPTWLAQALDTAPASRRTTVAGRSIHWLEWGDPQAPTTALLHGGGAHAWWWAPGAALLARDLHVVALALSGPGASDHRDAYRVADWVAEVVAVLDAADTAGRPLVVGHSMTGIVAAMAAAAHGHRLGGAVAVDTPLAVPDPAAIGDAETVFAAPKRYASEDEARRRFRLLPDQPVLHAALLDHVAARSAVRRADGWAWKFDPRVFERQLPDRPADVGAVLSAARCPIAVVVAERSVVVPLDQRRRLRAMAAGGPTDPVLVTVPGGHHHLMFDRPRELAAVLAERAAARSAVAAEPAG; encoded by the coding sequence GTGACGTCGCCGCCGGCGCCGCCGACCTGGCTGGCGCAGGCGCTCGACACCGCGCCGGCGTCGCGGCGGACCACCGTGGCGGGGCGGTCGATCCACTGGCTCGAGTGGGGTGACCCGCAGGCCCCCACGACCGCCCTGCTCCACGGCGGCGGCGCCCACGCGTGGTGGTGGGCGCCGGGGGCCGCCCTGCTGGCCCGCGACCTGCACGTCGTGGCCCTCGCCCTCTCGGGCCCCGGCGCCTCCGACCACCGCGACGCCTACCGGGTCGCCGACTGGGTGGCCGAGGTCGTGGCCGTGCTCGACGCCGCCGACACCGCCGGTCGCCCCCTCGTCGTGGGCCACTCGATGACCGGCATCGTCGCCGCCATGGCCGCCGCGGCGCACGGGCACCGGCTCGGCGGGGCCGTCGCCGTCGACACCCCGCTCGCCGTCCCCGATCCGGCCGCCATCGGCGACGCGGAGACGGTCTTCGCCGCCCCCAAGCGCTACGCGAGCGAGGACGAGGCCCGACGGCGCTTCCGCCTCCTCCCGGACCAGCCGGTCCTCCACGCCGCCCTGCTCGACCACGTCGCCGCCCGCAGCGCCGTGCGCCGCGCGGACGGGTGGGCGTGGAAGTTCGACCCGCGGGTCTTCGAGCGGCAGCTGCCCGACCGGCCGGCCGACGTCGGCGCCGTGCTGTCGGCGGCCCGCTGCCCGATCGCGGTCGTGGTGGCCGAGCGCTCCGTCGTGGTCCCCCTGGACCAACGCCGTCGCCTGCGGGCCATGGCCGCCGGCGGCCCGACGGACCCCGTCCTGGTCACGGTCCCCGGCGGCCACCACCACCTGATGTTCGACCGTCCCCGCGAGCTGGCGGCCGTGCTGGCGGAGCGGGCCGCCGCCCGGTCGGCCGTCGCGGCCGAGCCGGCGGGGTGA
- a CDS encoding sugar phosphate isomerase/epimerase family protein has translation MELALSVMTIPNATFADRVVAAAAAGFDGIGLRPGDRRRALEAGATDDDLRGVLAEHGLAVVEIDVITGWGGSAADVEGARAHEDRVYELVDALGGRHVTVVGDTEGPADRVAELFAAMCDRAAEHGLGVGLEYLPWTTVPTLGAALDVVEAAGRPNGGVVVDAWHHERGDADWALLADVDPARVAGIQLCDGRPATDEPLLTQTFHRAVPGEGVFDLVRFLSSLAPVLDTAPLCVEVISPALAALDPGDAAAACADATRRLLAEAVA, from the coding sequence GTGGAGCTCGCGCTGTCGGTCATGACCATCCCGAACGCGACGTTCGCCGACCGCGTCGTCGCCGCGGCCGCCGCGGGCTTCGACGGGATCGGCCTGCGGCCCGGGGACCGCCGCCGGGCGCTCGAGGCCGGGGCGACCGACGACGACCTGCGGGGTGTCCTCGCCGAGCACGGGCTGGCGGTCGTCGAGATCGACGTCATCACCGGGTGGGGCGGCTCCGCCGCGGACGTCGAGGGAGCCCGTGCCCACGAGGACCGGGTCTACGAGCTCGTCGACGCGCTCGGGGGGCGCCACGTGACCGTCGTCGGCGACACCGAGGGGCCTGCGGACCGCGTCGCCGAGCTCTTCGCCGCCATGTGCGACCGCGCTGCCGAGCACGGGCTGGGTGTGGGTCTCGAGTACCTGCCGTGGACGACGGTCCCGACCCTGGGGGCCGCCCTCGACGTCGTCGAGGCCGCGGGTCGACCCAACGGGGGCGTGGTCGTCGACGCCTGGCACCACGAGCGCGGCGACGCTGACTGGGCCCTGCTCGCGGACGTCGACCCCGCACGCGTCGCCGGGATCCAGTTGTGCGACGGCCGGCCGGCGACCGACGAGCCGCTCCTCACCCAGACCTTCCACCGTGCCGTCCCCGGCGAGGGCGTGTTCGACCTGGTGCGGTTCCTGTCCAGCCTCGCACCCGTCCTCGACACCGCGCCGCTGTGCGTGGAGGTGATCTCGCCCGCCCTCGCCGCGCTGGACCCGGGGGACGCGGCGGCGGCCTGCGCGGACGCGACCCGCCGCCTGCTCGCGGAGGCCGTGGCGTGA
- a CDS encoding SDR family NAD(P)-dependent oxidoreductase has protein sequence MVDRLAGEVAIVTGAGSGLGRAAATAFAAEGAAVVCADLDAGGLAGTVAAITDAGGTAIDVVADLSDRDQADGVTRAALDAFEVVDIVYACAGIAGPGGPDTTPEEDFDRVIAVNLKAKWLSFRPAIPHMRARGRGSIIVQSSIGGIVGVPGIFPYAVAKGGCISMVKQAAIDLAPAGIRVNGIAPGTILTPLVEATYAAGGGMSAAQGMDRIHERYPLGRLGTPEEHAHLAVYVASRESAWTTGHIFVIDGGITVA, from the coding sequence GTGGTCGACCGGTTGGCGGGTGAGGTGGCGATCGTCACGGGCGCCGGGTCCGGGCTCGGCCGGGCGGCGGCGACGGCCTTCGCGGCCGAGGGGGCGGCGGTGGTCTGCGCCGACCTCGACGCCGGGGGGCTGGCGGGGACGGTCGCGGCGATCACCGACGCCGGGGGGACCGCGATCGACGTGGTCGCGGACCTCAGCGACCGCGACCAGGCCGACGGGGTGACGCGGGCGGCCCTCGACGCCTTCGAGGTCGTCGACATCGTCTACGCGTGCGCCGGCATCGCCGGTCCGGGCGGGCCCGACACGACGCCCGAGGAGGACTTCGACCGGGTGATCGCGGTCAACCTCAAGGCGAAGTGGTTGTCGTTCCGCCCGGCGATCCCCCACATGCGCGCCCGCGGGCGCGGGTCGATCATCGTGCAGTCGAGCATCGGCGGGATCGTCGGCGTGCCGGGCATCTTCCCCTACGCGGTCGCGAAGGGCGGGTGCATCTCGATGGTGAAGCAGGCGGCGATCGACCTCGCCCCGGCGGGGATCCGGGTCAACGGCATCGCACCGGGGACGATCCTGACGCCGCTGGTCGAGGCCACCTACGCGGCGGGGGGCGGCATGTCGGCGGCCCAGGGGATGGACCGGATCCACGAGCGCTACCCGCTGGGGCGCCTGGGCACCCCCGAGGAGCACGCCCACCTGGCGGTGTACGTGGCCAGCCGGGAGTCGGCGTGGACCACGGGGCACATCTTCGTGATCGACGGCGGCATCACGGTCGCATGA
- a CDS encoding cytochrome P450, translating to MSATALDDVDLLSPEATEDPYSVFATLRDTAPAVWSERHQSWVVARFSDVEAALTHRGLSSDRVAPVLARQRAKDEPGTESSATRVLDILKSWMVVSDPPEHTRLRKLAAGAFKAQRISLMGEHIQSRVDAILDDFISSGERDLIHHVAYPLPAAIIAEMMGVPLEDQDRFRAWSDELALVAFGAGGEARGERHTRALRGIEEMFAYLQGLVDAARAAPGEDMISALAAPVEDGDRLADDELLSMLALLLFAGHETTINATANGVLALLRNPDQLALLREQPDLAPKAVEEVLRIDGAIKVLIRWTTEDVEVGDMTIPAGDRVFLALAGANHDPDYFPDASAMDITRHPNRHVAFGRGIHACIGAQLARLEMRHMIASVVERLPGLRLADDAEISHVPSLAARALRELPVVHDA from the coding sequence GCGACACCGCGCCCGCGGTGTGGTCCGAACGCCACCAGTCCTGGGTCGTCGCCCGGTTCTCCGACGTCGAGGCGGCGCTGACGCACCGCGGCCTGTCCTCGGACCGCGTGGCACCGGTGCTGGCGCGCCAGCGCGCCAAGGACGAGCCGGGCACCGAGTCGAGCGCGACGCGGGTGCTCGACATCCTCAAGTCCTGGATGGTCGTCAGCGACCCGCCCGAGCACACCCGGCTGCGCAAGCTGGCCGCGGGGGCCTTCAAGGCCCAGCGCATCTCCCTGATGGGGGAGCACATCCAGAGCCGTGTCGACGCGATCCTCGACGACTTCATCTCCTCGGGGGAGCGCGACCTGATCCACCACGTCGCCTACCCCCTCCCGGCGGCGATCATCGCCGAGATGATGGGCGTGCCCCTCGAGGACCAGGACCGCTTCCGGGCCTGGTCCGACGAGCTCGCCCTCGTCGCCTTCGGCGCGGGCGGCGAGGCGCGGGGCGAGCGCCACACCCGGGCCCTCCGCGGCATCGAGGAGATGTTCGCCTACCTCCAGGGGCTGGTCGATGCCGCCCGCGCGGCGCCGGGGGAGGACATGATCAGCGCGTTGGCCGCACCGGTCGAGGACGGCGACCGCCTGGCCGACGACGAGCTGCTCAGCATGCTCGCGCTGCTGCTGTTCGCGGGCCACGAGACCACCATCAACGCCACGGCGAACGGCGTGCTCGCGCTGCTCCGCAACCCCGATCAGCTGGCGCTGCTCCGCGAGCAGCCGGACCTCGCCCCGAAGGCGGTCGAGGAGGTGCTCCGCATCGACGGGGCGATCAAGGTCCTGATCCGCTGGACGACCGAGGACGTCGAGGTCGGCGACATGACCATCCCGGCCGGGGACCGGGTGTTCCTGGCGCTCGCCGGCGCCAACCACGACCCCGACTACTTCCCCGATGCCAGCGCCATGGACATCACGCGCCACCCGAACCGGCACGTCGCGTTCGGTCGTGGGATCCACGCGTGCATCGGCGCGCAGCTCGCCCGCCTGGAGATGCGCCACATGATCGCCAGCGTCGTCGAGCGCCTGCCCGGGCTGCGGCTCGCCGACGACGCGGAGATCAGCCACGTGCCCAGCCTGGCTGCGCGGGCCCTGCGCGAGCTCCCGGTCGTCCACGACGCGTGA
- a CDS encoding class I adenylate-forming enzyme family protein gives MDPAPDPDPEVTSPPTATLAALLRAAAAAEPSHDAVVLPGGRATYAELLARADAWARRLHGLGVRPGDHVGVIGINGLEVVAVLFGIALAGGVVVPLNPRYRAAELAHVVGASDVVVLVVDDAVAEDVDFAARLVEALPAIAGTDPWALAVPQAPALRHLVHLGPQPPAGMLSGDAVEAVAPAALPAAVVGAVAAAGSRDPAVIMYTSGTTSHPKGAVLSHESLVGSSTTLAERRYALGPDDRLLDPLPLFHMAGMMGLVGSVACRATFLTLPRVEAGAVLAMARAERPTIAFFGFSAIALAVLEHPDRRDDDLAALRILHTNGAPEALSRLQRGLPHAVVLNPYGCTEIGGMISLSEVTDPLEARLTHSGRPWPGVEVRIVDPLSGTPLPPGARGEITARGWSLFEGYHGDPAATAAVLDDDGWFHTGDLGSLDAEGRVEYVSRLKDMLKVGGENVAAAEVEHLLMGYADVVVAAVVGVPDPRLDEVPVAFVELRPGADVTGEQIRAWCEGRIASFKVPREVRVVTEWPMSATKVQKFRLRDQLLAERGA, from the coding sequence GTGGATCCCGCCCCGGACCCGGACCCCGAGGTGACGTCGCCCCCTACCGCGACCCTGGCGGCGCTGCTCCGCGCGGCCGCGGCGGCCGAGCCGTCGCACGACGCCGTCGTCCTGCCCGGCGGCCGCGCCACGTACGCCGAGCTGCTCGCCCGCGCCGACGCCTGGGCACGCCGCCTGCACGGCCTCGGCGTCCGCCCCGGCGACCACGTCGGGGTCATCGGCATCAACGGCCTCGAGGTGGTGGCCGTCCTGTTCGGCATCGCCCTCGCCGGTGGCGTCGTCGTCCCCCTCAACCCCCGCTACCGGGCCGCGGAGCTCGCCCACGTCGTCGGGGCGTCGGACGTGGTGGTCCTCGTCGTCGACGACGCGGTGGCCGAGGACGTCGACTTCGCCGCCCGGCTCGTCGAGGCGCTCCCCGCCATCGCCGGCACCGACCCGTGGGCCCTCGCGGTGCCGCAGGCCCCGGCACTCCGACACCTCGTCCACCTCGGACCGCAGCCGCCCGCCGGCATGCTCTCCGGCGACGCCGTCGAGGCCGTCGCCCCCGCGGCGCTGCCCGCCGCCGTGGTCGGCGCCGTCGCCGCGGCCGGATCGCGCGACCCGGCGGTCATCATGTACACGTCCGGCACCACGTCCCACCCGAAGGGCGCTGTGCTGTCCCACGAGTCGCTCGTGGGCTCGAGCACCACCCTCGCCGAGCGGCGCTACGCCCTCGGGCCCGACGACCGCCTGCTCGACCCGCTGCCCCTCTTCCACATGGCCGGGATGATGGGCCTCGTGGGCAGCGTGGCGTGCCGCGCGACGTTCCTGACGCTGCCCCGGGTCGAGGCGGGCGCGGTCCTCGCGATGGCGCGCGCCGAGCGGCCCACGATCGCCTTCTTCGGCTTCTCCGCGATCGCGCTCGCCGTGCTCGAGCACCCCGACCGCCGCGACGACGACCTGGCGGCCCTCCGCATCCTCCACACCAACGGTGCGCCGGAGGCCCTGTCCCGCCTCCAGCGCGGGCTGCCGCACGCGGTGGTGCTGAACCCGTACGGCTGCACCGAGATCGGCGGGATGATCTCGCTGTCGGAGGTGACCGACCCGTTGGAGGCGCGGCTGACCCACTCCGGCCGGCCCTGGCCGGGCGTCGAGGTCCGCATCGTCGACCCGCTGTCGGGGACCCCGCTGCCGCCGGGCGCGCGCGGGGAGATCACCGCGCGCGGCTGGTCGCTCTTCGAGGGCTACCACGGCGACCCGGCGGCCACGGCCGCCGTCCTGGACGACGACGGGTGGTTCCACACCGGGGACCTCGGGTCGCTCGACGCGGAGGGTCGCGTCGAGTACGTCTCCCGCCTCAAGGACATGCTGAAGGTCGGCGGGGAGAACGTCGCGGCCGCGGAGGTCGAGCACCTGCTCATGGGGTACGCCGACGTCGTCGTCGCCGCGGTCGTGGGCGTGCCCGACCCCCGCCTCGACGAGGTCCCCGTCGCCTTCGTCGAGCTGCGACCGGGTGCCGACGTGACCGGCGAGCAGATCCGCGCCTGGTGCGAGGGACGGATCGCCAGCTTCAAGGTCCCCCGCGAGGTCCGGGTGGTCACCGAGTGGCCGATGTCGGCGACGAAGGTCCAGAAGTTCAGGCTGCGGGACCAGCTGCTCGCCGAACGGGGCGCATGA
- a CDS encoding DMT family transporter — MRLSTTTTRALLTGAMALWGLQFVANHELLEVLTAVDIVVVRFIAIVVVVGAALLAVPSLRPRMTRRDLTVLAVAGALAVPGSQLALAQGQNYLAPAMAGLVVATQPAVTAAMSAVLLRERLTRLKLLGTVLALAGAAVVVVFATGGGTALTVRNPWGAALVFAAQVSFAGYTVMTKAVQGRMPPLTLTFSGLLLGAIWLAPFVPQALADAGALEGLRWLWFIQLVVGGTLIPYIVWNLALTTLPANEVASYAYLVPLFGVAWSWAILREDLSLIGLAGGALIIVGVVLTQVRRRQPVAPEVPAASA, encoded by the coding sequence ATGCGCCTGTCCACCACCACGACCCGCGCCCTGCTGACCGGCGCGATGGCGCTGTGGGGGCTGCAGTTCGTGGCGAACCACGAGCTCCTCGAGGTGCTGACGGCGGTCGACATCGTGGTGGTCCGCTTCATCGCGATCGTCGTCGTCGTGGGCGCCGCCCTGCTCGCGGTCCCCTCGCTCCGCCCCCGGATGACGCGGCGCGACCTGACCGTGCTCGCCGTCGCCGGCGCGCTGGCGGTGCCGGGATCCCAGCTCGCGCTGGCACAGGGGCAGAACTACCTGGCGCCCGCGATGGCCGGCCTGGTCGTGGCCACCCAGCCGGCGGTGACGGCCGCGATGTCCGCGGTCCTGCTGCGCGAGCGGCTCACCCGGCTGAAGCTCCTCGGCACCGTCCTCGCGCTCGCCGGCGCGGCGGTCGTCGTCGTGTTCGCCACGGGGGGCGGCACGGCGCTGACCGTCCGGAACCCCTGGGGGGCTGCGCTCGTGTTCGCCGCCCAGGTGTCCTTCGCCGGCTACACGGTCATGACCAAGGCCGTGCAGGGGCGCATGCCGCCCCTCACCCTGACCTTCAGCGGCCTCCTGCTGGGTGCGATCTGGTTGGCGCCGTTCGTGCCGCAGGCCCTGGCCGACGCCGGCGCGCTCGAGGGCCTGCGCTGGCTGTGGTTCATCCAGCTCGTCGTCGGGGGCACCCTGATCCCCTACATCGTCTGGAACCTCGCCCTGACGACCCTGCCGGCCAACGAGGTCGCCTCGTACGCCTACCTGGTGCCGCTCTTCGGCGTGGCGTGGAGCTGGGCGATCCTGCGGGAGGACCTGTCGCTGATCGGGCTGGCCGGCGGCGCGCTCATCATCGTGGGCGTGGTCCTCACCCAGGTGCGACGGCGCCAGCCGGTCGCCCCCGAGGTCCCCGCCGCCTCGGCCTGA
- a CDS encoding nuclear transport factor 2 family protein: protein MTDPEQLAAIRDVEQVFVTYFDRVDAKDPEGAAALFAEDARIEIMTGRQITGRDAYARTLAAVLGQYARTSHHLSNVKVTVEGDTARLVAYVDAVHRMREDGRIWELWARIVDVLERRDGEWVVVEHTLHGVDSEPPWDAIPEEWYRGHPDRPFG, encoded by the coding sequence GTGACCGACCCCGAGCAGCTGGCCGCGATCCGCGACGTCGAGCAGGTCTTCGTCACCTACTTCGACCGCGTCGACGCGAAGGACCCCGAGGGCGCCGCGGCGCTCTTCGCCGAGGACGCGCGCATCGAGATCATGACCGGGCGGCAGATCACCGGCCGCGACGCCTACGCCCGGACGCTCGCGGCGGTGCTCGGCCAGTACGCGAGGACCAGCCACCACCTCTCCAACGTCAAGGTGACCGTGGAGGGGGACACCGCCCGGCTGGTCGCCTACGTCGACGCCGTCCACCGCATGCGCGAGGACGGGCGGATCTGGGAGCTCTGGGCGCGCATCGTCGACGTCCTCGAGCGCCGCGACGGGGAGTGGGTCGTCGTCGAGCACACCCTCCACGGCGTCGACTCCGAACCGCCCTGGGACGCCATCCCGGAGGAGTGGTACCGCGGCCACCCCGACCGGCCCTTCGGCTAG
- a CDS encoding FadR/GntR family transcriptional regulator has translation MGDGDGPPLRPDVTPRSVARSRPQKTAIIVAAAIVDRITAQGLHPGHVLPAERVLMEEYDVGRGTMREALRYLELQGVLTIKPGPKGGPVVAAPDSRHLASTFALLMQFAGTSFGAVIDARRSIEPVTASLAATQATSSPVGDQLLESVTSMEADLGDWDHFLDENRRFHDLVAWGSGNPIFGYLVNSLHWITDGTVLGIDYPLRFRRAVLDAHRRVAEAVKAADPEASHAAMTDHMEDTRRYFERRYPQVLDQQLKWEQFGGA, from the coding sequence ATGGGTGATGGAGACGGTCCGCCGCTCCGCCCCGACGTGACCCCCCGCAGCGTGGCCCGCAGCCGCCCGCAGAAGACCGCGATCATCGTGGCCGCGGCCATCGTGGACCGCATCACCGCGCAGGGCCTGCACCCCGGTCACGTCCTGCCCGCCGAGCGCGTCCTCATGGAGGAGTACGACGTCGGTCGCGGCACCATGCGCGAGGCGCTGCGCTACCTCGAGCTCCAGGGCGTCCTGACCATCAAGCCCGGGCCGAAGGGCGGCCCGGTGGTCGCCGCGCCCGACAGCCGGCACCTGGCGTCGACCTTCGCGCTGCTGATGCAGTTCGCCGGCACGAGCTTCGGCGCGGTCATCGACGCCCGCCGCTCCATCGAGCCGGTGACCGCGTCGCTCGCCGCGACCCAGGCCACCAGCTCGCCCGTGGGGGACCAGCTGCTCGAGTCGGTCACGTCGATGGAGGCGGACCTGGGGGACTGGGACCACTTCCTCGACGAGAACCGGCGCTTCCACGACCTGGTCGCCTGGGGGTCGGGCAACCCGATCTTCGGCTACCTCGTGAACTCCCTCCACTGGATCACCGACGGCACGGTCCTCGGGATCGACTACCCCCTGCGGTTCCGCCGGGCGGTGCTCGACGCCCACCGCCGCGTCGCCGAGGCGGTGAAGGCCGCGGACCCCGAGGCGAGCCACGCGGCCATGACCGACCACATGGAGGACACGCGCCGGTACTTCGAGCGGCGCTACCCCCAGGTGCTCGACCAGCAGCTCAAGTGGGAGCAGTTCGGCGGCGCCTGA